From Fusarium fujikuroi IMI 58289 draft genome, chromosome FFUJ_chr07, a single genomic window includes:
- a CDS encoding related to D-mandelate dehydrogenase → MLPFTTCFVAGLQYLIHPLKLGTIQETINPDALIPITLLSTEEIFGDLEGILQLFDSIDDVFVPDFGSILVEKSGDNNSQVRVDTRQIYHMDQIKALDGFSELPSGPYFLYGPNLYQAWRLYDDEFGAFTSGVVPDDLNQPDEFQPLTSSSVYGDSVAVPVPSRLYHPQPSAKKPLSGIRVSVSDTISLKGTYTTFSSRAWKSLYRNASSSTAKYAQSLMDQGAVIVGKTKTSHLGTGAEWVDQQAPWSARGDGYQSMKGGSVGAAAASVGYPWIDYSIGVDDGRVMSEGGIYSLSQPENLSTDIATASKFDKTRIFSRSLKGLLDFSANAKTGASEAPPRIIVPDDLSSPEKSQKTAIATFVSILQDLLDTKAEYVNVGKIWEESPPSEASREGMQAYMEKAPFRSWCYDYYHSFDAFRDEYKQKFDKKPFIEATPQFFWNECKSATEEENRQDTERLGVYRKWFLENIMHNSIPNAKGDAVVILPCGNTQVEHRNDPLAPPTIYKGIDSTTLAPILGASVLSFPFTQVPYESDISGETEYQPVCISVLVHRNEKSTIQLIEKALETGHIPTKVDVGRYTFPVKKSDHVSNQVQAPLSGQNISDEL, encoded by the exons ATGCTTCCCTTCACGACCTGCTTCGTTGCAGGACTGCAATATCTGATACACCCTCTAAAGCTT GGAACCATTCAAGAAACCATCAACCCCGATGCTCTGATTCCAATCACGCTCCTCTCAACTGAGGAAATCTTTGGCGATCTCGAAGGAATTCTACAGCTCTTTGACTCAATTGATGATGTGTTTGTTCCAGACTTTGGTTCCATTCTTGTCGAAAAGAGTGGCGACAACAACAGTCAGGTTCGAGTCGATACGCGACAGATCTATCACATGGACCAGATAAAGGCTCTAGATGGCTTTTCTGAGTTACCATCTGGTCCCTACTTTCTCTACGGCCCAAACCTTTACCAAGCCTGGCGACTGTACGATGATGAATTTGGAGCTTTCACTTCCGGTGTGGTACCTGATGATCTGAACCAACCTGACGA ATTCCAACCCCTGACCTCTTCGTCCGTTTATGGTGACTCAGTTGCAGTTCCTGTGCCATCAAGACTTTaccatcctcaaccttctgCCAAGAAACCTTTGTCTGGTATCCGTGTTTCTGTAAGCGACACGATATCGTTGAAAGGAACCTATACAACCTTTTCCAGTCGGGCATGGAAATCTCTCTACAGAAATGCCTCGAGTTCTACAGCTAAATATGCACAAAGTCTCATGGACCAAGGAGCCGTAATCGTTGGAAAAACAAAGACATCGCATCTTGGGACAGGTGCAGAATGGGTTGATCAACAAGCTCCTTGGAGTGCAAGAGGGGATGGGTATCAAAGCATGAAGGGTGGTTCAgttggtgctgctgctgcctcgGTTGGGTACCCATGGATTGACTACAGCATTGGCGTTGACG ATGGTAGAGTGATGTCCGAAGGCGGCATATACTCCTTGAGTCAGCCTGAAAATCTATCAACCGACATAGCTACGGCATCGAA GTTCGACAAAACTCGAATCTTTAGTCGAAGCCTCAAGGGACTCCTTGATTTCAGCGCAAATGCGAAGACCGGGGCTTCTGAAGCTCCGCCAAGGATAATCGTACCAGACGACTTGTCATCACCCGAAAAGTCACAGAAAACAGCCATAGCGACTTTCGTGTCAATTCTACAAGATCTGTTGGACACGAAAGCCGAGTATGTCAATGTTGGCAAGATTTGGGAAGAGAGTCCTCCAtctgaagcttctcgagaaggaATGCAAGCATACATGGAAAAG GCACCTTTCCGGTCATGGTGTTATGATTACTACCATTCCTTTGACGCTTTCCGAGATGAGTATAAGCAAAAGTTTGACAAAAAGCCGTTTATCGAGGCTACGCCGCAATTCTTCTG GAACGAATGCAAGTCGGCGACAGAGGAGGAAAACCGTCAAGATACAGAACGTCTTGGTGTATACCGGAAATGGTTCCTTGAGAACATCATGCACAATTCTATCCCCAATGCCAAGGGAGACGCAGTCGTGATCCTTCCATGTGGGAATACTCAAGTTGAACATCGGAACGATCCTTTGGC TCCACCAACCATTTACAAAGGCATCGACTCTACAACACTGGCACCAATATTGGGGGCTTCTGTATTATCGTTTCCAT TCACCCAAGTACCCTACGAGTCTGACATTTCTGGAGAGACAGAGTATCAGCCAGTCTGCATCTCGGTTCTCGTCCATCGAAATGAAAAATCAACCATTCAATTGATCGAAAAGGCTCTCGAGACAGGGCATATTCCCACCAAAGTCGACGTTGGACGGTACACGTTTCCAGTCAAGAAGTCGGATCATGTCAGCAATCAGGTACAAGCTCCCTTGTCGGGTCAGAATATATCGGACGAGCTGTAG
- a CDS encoding related to IMP1 Protease, mitochondrial, which translates to MASFHFARRPVQTTVSFLKAACLVHLGITYGYTISPAQGPSMLPTFTVDGDWILCDHTRRYGRGVSVGDLVVYRIPIFNNQWGVKRVTGMPGDYVSVGTPGEQGEELMIQIPEGHCWISGDNLPASRDSRHFGPLPLALISGTTIAKILPWNERQWMKNGLQKVEELD; encoded by the exons ATggcttcatttcatttcGCCCGCCGTCCTGTGCAGACAACAGTATCCTTCCTCAAGGCCGCTTGTCTCGTGCACCTTGGAATCACGTACGGCTATACCATCAGCCCAGCTCAAGGCCCGTCAATGCTTCCAACATTCACAGTCGATGGTGACTGGATTCTATGTGATCACACGCGTCGCTATGGTCGCGGTGTTTCTGTTGGTGATCTGGTCGTTTACCGCATcccaatcttcaacaaccagtGGGGAGTGAAACGTGTAACAGGCATGCCAGGGGATTATGTCTCTGTCGGAACACCAGGAGAGCAAGGAGAAGAGTTAATGATACAG ATCCCCGAAGGGCATTGCTGGATTTCAGGAGACAACCTCCCAGCATCAAGAGATTCACGACATTTTGGCCCCTTACCACTAGCTCTCATCTCTGGTACTACAATAGCCAAAATATTACCATGGAACGAACGTCAATGGATGAAAAATGGACTTCaaaaggttgaagagctAGACTAA
- a CDS encoding related to D-mandelate dehydrogenase — protein sequence MAEPTNTPVPASTPRATSPAPQLPFISQGSLSVRSSMTSSKPRVLHIGDPIKYNPDTYLRFSIQCEVIRPPIEERQRPEFIKALKEKRWGDFDAIFRPFWGTGGEMGKWDQELISLLPQSVKVFASAGAGFDWADTKLLGERGIIYCNSGLAAAEAVADFAIVGIISTFRVLPWCISSAMSGDEEAFKENHRDATMQSYNLRDQALGIIGFGNIGQQIAARARHGFGMDIHYYDVLPKPAAVVAPVRATHHETLESLLGRCDCVVLCTPAGEGTLIDSKTLPHFKRGSRFVNIARGSLVDEDALVAALRDGTLSSAALDVHANEPKIHPELLELAKQGRVLVTCHNAGGTVDTHKGFEELSMRNIMAVLSGVEAITPVNLEFLKK from the exons ATGGCGGAACCAACCAATACACCGGTGCCAGCTTCTACACCGCGAGCTACatctcctgctcctcaaCTCCCCTTCATTTCCCAAGGATCTCTTTCAGTACGGTCATCCATGACATCCTCAAAACCGCGGGTTCTTCATATTGGAGACCCTATCAAATACAATCCTGACACATATCTCCGCTTCAGCATTCAGTGTGAGGTCATCAGACCGCCAATTGAAGAGCGACAGCGACCAGAGTTCATCAAGGCcctcaaggaaaagagatGGGGTGATTTCGATGCCATATTCCGTCCATTTTGGGGAACTGGAGGCGAAATGGGGAAATGGGACCAAGAGTTGATCAGTCTGCTGCCACAGAGTGTCAAGGTATTTGCGAGTGCAGGTGCTGGCTTTGACTGGGCTGATACGAAGCTACTGGGAGAACGAG GAATCATCTACTGCAATTCTGGTCTGGCAGCTGCCGAAGCTGTAGCTGACTTTGCCATCGTTGGCATCATTTCAACATTCCGGGTCCTCCCATGGTGTATCTCATCCGCCATGTCCGGCGATGAGGAGGCATTCAAGGAGAATCATCGCGATGCTACAATGCAGTCGTACAATCTTCGCGATCAGGCTTTAGGCATCATTGGTTTTGGTAACATTGGCCAGCAGATTGCTGCTCGTGCCCGACATGGCTTTGGGATGGACATTCACTATTATGATGTGCTTCCCAAGCCTGCTGCTGTCGTTGCTCCTGTACGAGCTACTCACCATGAGACACTTGAGAGTCTGCTTGGTCGATGTGACTGTGTTGTTCTCTGCACACCAGCTGGTGAAGGCACTCTGATCGACTCAAAGACTCTGCCACACTTCAAACGTGGATCGCGGTTTGTCAACATTGCACGGGGAAGTcttgttgacgaggatgCACTGGTTGCTGCCCTTCGAGACGGTACACTGTCAAGCGCGGCTCTCGATGTTCACGCAAACGAGCCAAAGATACACCCTGAACTGTTGGAGCTTGCCAAACAAGGCCGTGTGTTGGTGACATGCCACAATGCCGGTGGAACAGTCGACACCCACAAGGGTTTTGAAGAGCTGAGCATGAGAAACATCATGGCTGTTCTCAGTGGTGTAGAGGCCATTACCCCTGTGAACCTAGAGTTTCTCAAGAAGTAG
- a CDS encoding probable nuclear protein SNF4, with the protein MEGNQELEPARGNPETKAPADINLPSEPHEIQSQIEVTEAQIDDPAKENVKSWIEAQSETQPQPPTEPPTVEVDDAVGELPRVENTPSPVPGVTGTTVEASTTTSAPGTDTPGQVQESAAEASFGGVGAVSGSGPGPALITPRRRAASTSTGPSTTAAAGHGLVPQFVAPSSYLRRRTSLRSPMAPTEPKPLSPLDRDQLQGLNAIRDFLKVRTSYDVLPLSFRLIVLDTDLRIKKAISILTQNSIVSAPLWNSKTSRFAGILTSTDFINVIQYYCQFPDEFSKLDQFRLNIEKAIGAIPIETVSVHPSKPLYEACRRMLKTRARRIPLVDVDSETNKEMVVSVITQYRILKFIAVNNEHNTVLLKKTVRDIGLGTYSGIATASMGSSVLDVVHLMVKHNISCVPIIDSHGRVLNVFEAVDVIPCIKNGAYDDLDGSVGEALCKRSDESPGIYTCSEGDRLDSIFDTVRKSRVHRLIVVDDDNKLKGIISLSDILKYVLLYGVEDTSNWA; encoded by the exons ATGGAGGGAAACCAAGAACTTGAACCCGCACGAGGGAATCCAGAAACAAAAGCACCAGCAGATATCAATCTACCAAGCGAACCTCACGAAATTCAAAGTCAAATTGAAGTGACAGAAGCTCAAATTGACGACCCAGCAAAAGAAAACGTCAAATCATGGATCGAAGCCCAAAGCGAAACTCAACCACAACCTCCAACCGAACCGCCAacagttgaagttgatgatgctgtcgGAGAGCTGCCCCGCGTTGAAAATACCCCCAGTCCAGTACCTGGCGTGACTGGTACGACTGTAGAAGCTTCGACCACAACCTCAGCTCCAGGCACAGATACCCCGGGACAAGTACAAGAGTCAGCAGCCGAAGCCTCATTTGGAGGAGTTGGAGCTGTTTCTGGATCTGGACCTGGACCGGCTTTGATAACTCCACGCCGGCGGGCTGCATCAACCTCCACTGGCCCCTCCACTACAGCCGCCGCCGGTCATGGTCTTGTCCCTCAATTTGTCGCTCCGTCATCCTACCTCCGACGCAGGACTTCACTCCGAAGCCCAATGGCGCCCACCGAACCAAAGCCTCTAAGTCCTCTGGACAGAGATCAGTTACAGGGTCTG AATGCCATACGCGATTTCCTCAAAGTTCGCACCAGTTACGACGTCTTACCTCTATCATTCCGTCTTATCGTCCTCGATACCGACCTCCGTATCAAGAAAGCCATCAGCATCTTGACGCAGAACT CAATCGTATCGGCACCTCTATGGAACTCTAAAACCTCGCGATTCGCCGGTATCCTCACGAGCACCGACTTTATCAATGTGATTCAATACTATTGCCAGTTCCCTGACGAGTTCAGCAAACTCGATCAGTTCCGATTGA ACATCGAGAAAGCTATCGGCGCAATCCCCATCGAAACTGTATCTGTTCACCCTTCAAAACCATTGTACGAAGCCTGCAGGCGCATGCTCAAGACCCGCGCCAGACGAATTCCCCTGGTCGATGTCGATAGCGAGACCAACAAGGAAATGGTTGTTTCAGTCATCACTCAGTATCGCATCCTCAAGTTTATCGCCGTAAACAACGAACACAACACCGTCCTCTTGAAGAAAACGGTTCGCGACATTGGCCTCGGTACATATTCAGGCATCGCTACAGCTTCGATGGGCAGTTCCgtgcttgatgttgttcaCCTGATGGTCAAACATAACATCAGCTGTGTCCCGATTATCGATTCTCACGGACGAGTTCTAAACGTTTTTGAAGCGGTTGATGTCATCCCATGCATCAAAAACGGTGCCTACGACGACTTGGATGGCTCTGTCGGGGAAGCGCTCTGCAAAAGATCCGACGAGAGCCCTGGTATTTACACATGCAGTGAAGGCGATCGCCTGGACTCCATTTTTGATACGGTCCGAAAGAGCAGGGTTCATCGTCTGATAGTAGTGGACGACGAtaacaagctcaagggtATCATTTCGCTGTCCGACATTCTCAAATATGTGCTGCTCTACGGAGTGGAGGATACAAGCAACTGGGCTTGA
- a CDS encoding related to translation initiation factor IF-3 → MNSFACLQSSRRALYRVFVQHEGLLTRQFQPPRALSIQNRFFSASQLKARNKKAKKREDETEVDLFADEGQDRGFDRRYTTQEEFEKSGRDRLPQDFEITDPKIMVLDNGVFDGPLLTKNVMSRLPETDSLRMVTPYIPGDLKKDKPTQYAICKIVNKKEEYERQRELAQRRRLSKQTTPKLKEVEMSWAISEHDLGVKTQQLVGFLSKGMKVELILGFKKRGQKKRTSEDTTEEVYAKVNKLIEQLGSREYKPRDGEVGKTMRIYLEGITKQARETLQVKEESPEVDAQKDA, encoded by the coding sequence ATGAACAGCTTTGCATGCCTTCAAAGCTCCCGTCGAGCCCTCTACAGGGTCTTCGTTCAGCATGAGGGTCTCCTCACACGACAGTTCCAACCTCCGCGAGCCCTATCTATACAGAACcgcttcttctccgcatCGCAATTGAAAGCGCgaaataaaaaagcaaagaaacgCGAAGATGAAACGGAGGTAGATCTGTTTGCTGATGAGGGCCAAGACCGAGGTTTCGATCGACGATACACTACCCAGGAGGAGTTTGAAAAGTCTGGTCGCGATCGCCTCCCCCAAGATTTCGAGATCACGGACCCAAAGATCATGGTTCTCGATAATGGTGTGTTCGATGGACCTCTTCTCACAAAAAACGTCATGAGCCGACTGCCCGAGACAGATTCACTTCGCATGGTGACACCCTACATCCCGGGTGATCTAAAGAAGGACAAGCCAACCCAGTATGCTATCTGCAAGAttgtcaacaagaaggaagaataCGAGCGTCAGCGTGAATTAGCCCAACGCCGGCGTTTGTCCAAGCAGACCAcacccaagctcaaggaagtCGAAATGAGCTGGGCCATCAGCGAGCATGACCTTGGGGTCAAGACACAGCAGCTGGTCGGGTTCCTCAGCAAGGGTATGAAGGTGGAGCTCATTCTCGGGTTCAAGAAGAGGGGGCAGAAGAAACGGACGTCTGAGGATACCACAGAGGAAGTCTACGCCAAGGTGAACAAGCTGATTGAGCAACTAGGCTCGAGAGAGTACAAGCCAagagatggagaggttgggaagacgatgaggattTACCTCGAGGGAATCACAAAACAGGCCCGTGAGACACTACAGGTGAAAGAAGAATCACCAGAGGTCGACGCTCAAAAGGATGCGTAA
- a CDS encoding related to single-stranded DNA binding protein 12k chain encodes MAEQLSTPRITAAYLDNFVGKVVMLVGKVTQLRGEQATLDSEGTVTVLLNRDAHLTNGNGVQVIGKVNPDLSIKVLTSRDLGTGVDHGPYQSSQAYTPRVAMVWTSPTKAGAVTSPPRQRQAYSAGQDGKSITTPDSASTGTIRSSRPLHSAAQRLQRHTHSIHGQTRPTTAMSFTTSSSDMILGRDIQSRTSTPLYPSGPSHISQTPNPSLGSLLPSPPEDTVSRTYSVEMSRRSSVSTQTNQRYSNSQTYDRESTQESYVPSAQPYTPPAYSPPSMSSASLLPSPPMTQEDQYLSHGPLMSPTFSTSSRRYSGADSRPAGVANRNSKPEDPEEFALFDSVLEGIGRIHVSMNRDDAGRWRIKRASDERP; translated from the exons ATGGCTGAGCAACTTTCAACCCCGCGTATCACTGCTGCCTATCTTGACAATTTTGTTGGCAAAGTAGTCATGCTCGTGGGAAAGGTTACGCAGCTCCGAGGTGAACAGGCTACTCTTGACTCAGAGGGCACAGTCACCGTCTTGTTGAACAGG GATGCACATCTCACAAATGGTAACGGTGTGCAAGTCATTGGAAAAGTCAATCCGGACCTGTCGATCAAGGTTTTGACATCCCGGGATTTGGGGACTGGTGTGG ATCATGGCCCTTACCAGTCCTCGCAGGCATACACCCCACGTGTGGCCATGGTCTGGACCTCGCCTACCAAGGCTGGCGCTGTCACTTCTCCCCCTCGACAACGACAAGCTTATTCCGCCGGCCAAGATGGAAAATCAATCACAACCCCTGATTCAGCCTCGACTGGAACTATCAGATCTTCGAGACCCCTACACAGTGCTGCACAGAGACTGCAGCGTCATACGCATTCGATACATGGCCAGACGAGACCTACCACCGCAATGTCTTTCACAACATCCAGTTCCGATATGATTCTTGGCCGGGACATTCAGTCAAGAACCTCTACTCCTCTCTACCCATCTGGGCCTTCTCACATCTCACAGACTCCAAATCCTTCTCTAGGTTCACTCCTACCATCGCCACCAGAAGACACAGTCTCTCGCACTTATTCCGTAGAAATGTCTCGGCGTTCTTCCGTCAGCACGCAAACCAACCAACGATATTCAAACTCGCAGACCTATGATCGAGAGAGCACCCAAGAATCCTATGTACCATCAGCTCAGCCTTATACGCCCCCCGCTTATTCTCCGCCGTCAATGTCTTCCGCGAGTCTGCTCCCGTCTCCGCCGATGACACAAGAAGATCAATACCTCTCACATGGACCTCTCATGTCCCCCACATTTTCAACGTCCTCCCGCCGCTACTCGGGGGCAGACAGCCGTCCCGCTGGCGTGGCCAACAGGAACTCTAAACCAGAAGACCCTGAAGAATTTGCCTTGTTCGACTCCGTTCTAGAGGGGATTGGGCGTATTCATGTGTCGATGAACCGAGATGACGCAGGTAGATGGCGAATCAAGCGAGCATCTGACGAGAGACCATAG
- a CDS encoding probable VAC8 protein, which translates to MGICSSSCCGGRARDGLYEPVLADSEREAVADLLQYLENRGETDFFSGEPLRALSTLVFSENIDLQRSASLTFAEITERGTKESRFSDWSNNVDVREVDRDTLEPILFLLQSPDIEVQRAASAALGNLAVDTENKVLIVQLGGLTPLIRQMMSPNVEVQCNAVGCITNLATHEENKAKIARSGALGPLTRLAKSRDMRVQRNATGALLNMTHSDENRQQLVNAGAIPVLVQLLSSPDVDVQYYCTTALSNIAVDASNRRKLAQSEPKLVQSLVNLMDSTSPKVQCQAALALRNLASDEKYQLDIVRANGLHPLLRLLQSSYLPLILSAVACIRNISIHPLNESPIIETNFLKPLVDLLGSTDNEEIQCHAISTLRNLAASSDRNKALVLDAGAVQKCKQLVLDVPITVQSEMTAAIAVLALSDDLKSHLLNLGVCGVLIPLTHSPSIEVQGNSAAALGNLSSKVGDYSIFVQNWTEPQGGIHGYLCRFLQSGDATFQHIAVWTLLQLFESEDKTLIGLIGKAEDIIEHIRSIANRQIEADNEFEDEDEGEVVNLAQRCLELLGQSMSKAHIEG; encoded by the exons ATGGGTATCTGCAGCTCCTCGTGCTGCGGAG GTCGAGCCCGCGATGGCTTGTATGAACCCGTCCTCGCCGATAGCGAACGAGAGGCTGTAGCCGATCTTCTCCAGTATCTCGAAAAT CGCGGCGAGACCGACTTCTTCTCTGGCGAACCTCTGCGTGCTCTGAGCACCTTGGTCTTTTCGGAAAACATTGATCTTCAACGAAGTGCTAGTTTGACTTTTGCTGAGATTACTGAACGAGGTACGAAAGAGTCCCGATTTTCCGACTGGTCTAACAATGTAGATGTCCGAGAGGTTGACCGCGATACCCTTGAACCTATTCTATTCCTTCTCCAGAGTCCCGATATCGAAGTTCAGCGAGCTGCCAGTGCTGCACTCGGAAACCTGGCTGTTGACA CCGAGAACAAGGTTCTCATTGTGCAACTTGGTGGTCTAACACCTTTAATCCGCCAGATGATGTCCCCCAATGTCGAAGTCCAGTGCAATGCTGTGGGATGTATCACGAACTTGGCTACACATGAGGAGAATAAAGCAAAGATTGCTCGCTCCGGAGCTCTGGGTCCCCTGACAAGATTGGCCAAGTCTCGGGATATGCGGGTTCAGCGGAATGCTACTGGCGCTCTGCTGAACATGACACATTCTG ATGAGAACCGACAACAACTGGTAAATGCTGGAGCGATTCCCGTGCTTGTTcaacttctttcttctcccgATGTCGACGTTCAATACTACTGCACCACAGCTCTCAGCAATATCGCTGTCGATGCGAGCAACCGACGAAAGCTGGCTCAAAGCGAACCTAAATTGGTCCAATCTCTTGTCAACCTCATGGACTCGACTTCACCCAAGGTTCAATGCCAAGCTGCCCTGGCTCTCCGCAACCTCGCTTCCGACGAAAAGTATCAGCTCGATATCGTTCGTGCCAATGGACTTCACCCTCTTCTCCGACTCCTCCAATCTTCTTATCTACCGCTTATCCTTTCTGCTGTCGCCTGTATACGAAACATCTCTATCCATCCTCTTAACGAGTCACCAATTATCGAAACCAATTTCCTCAAGCCACTCGTCGACCTACTTGGATCTACCGACAATGAAGAGATTCAGTGCCATGCCATCTCGACGCTTCGAAATCTTGCCGCCAGTTCCGATCGAAACAAGGCTCTTGTCCTGGATGCCGGTGCCGTTCAAAAGTGCAAGCAATTGGTTCTTGATGTGCCCATCACTGTTCAGTCCGAGATGACCGCTGCTATTGCTGTTCTGGCCTTGAGCGATGATCTCAAGTCTCATCTCTTGAATCTTGGAGTCTGCGGTGTTCTCATTCCTCTCACCCATTCGCCAAGTATTGAAGTCCAAGGCAACAGTGCTGCTGCCCTAGGCAACCTCTCTTCTAAAG TTGGTGACTACTCAATCTTTGTACAAAACTGGACCGAGCCTCAAGGTGGAATTCACGGATACCTCTGCCGATTCCTGCAGTCTGGTGATGCTACCTTCCAGCACATCGCCGTCTGGACCCTTCTCCAGCTCTTCGAGTCCGAGGACAAGACTCTTATTGGCCTCATTGGAAAGGCGGAGGACATCATCGAGCACATTCGAAGCATCGCAAATCGACAAATTGAAGCCGACAATGAattcgaggatgaggatgagggtgaAGTTGTCAACCTAGCTCAACGTTGCCTGGAACTCCTGGGACAGAGCATGTCCAAGGCTCACATCGAGGGCTAA
- a CDS encoding related to RTT109-regulator of Ty1 transposition produces MTDNGLKSRLASVLPKGHDFTILHISTPPTKTDPLYSPPPNERPERTYCENHFLAVSIHADGKQVLVLGLEVFIYTTARSTTLFVAKADSTGYLTLLNLPKGTPSPIREICATFVGFLVEKRKRKDIQFIVNLFARAQDQYLFPGSVDNKGKHVLDDRGLIKWWCRVLDPLLGPAPKSVEAPWKSSKGYIVVPGLEPNEIRAMTPRRTDAAWEFTHPLERISHYYREFDWVPPRCLIPHFPDDPKSRFRDELDEEAASSQAMKTQGSWKSVKTLDMFWEMMAFRQECSSGRMTGFIWLVFDDKEPEPTANESFPSTNPPSTPKAQRITQITPTTTPRKLFPNKNQPDTKTKKKKKQKKKLTGPIIPRKPQIKRAKHNYLLDRPANTAYYAWPPEGRGEKIVDEATYKRIVDLLLHLDFATLNKAVGSTRRWLSEGGGGGNWGVVVSGARETPTQTAHDRENGVNNLTGLVKRKRTDSTVDESQNKVNVLADGLVKKKPKEESKVVNVLSTGLIRKKPKE; encoded by the coding sequence ATGACAGACAACGGCCTAAAATCACGTCTGGCCTCTGTCCTCCCAAAAGGCCACGACTTTACGATCCTTCATATTTCAACACCCCCAACAAAGACCGACCCTCTCTACTCTCCACCACCAAACGAACGGCCCGAGCGGACGTACTGCGAAAACCATTTCCTCGCCGTTTCAATTCATGCAGACGGCAAGCAGGTTTTAGTGCTGGGTCTCGAAGTCTTTATCTATACGACTGCTCGATCGACTACTTTGTTCGTGGCAAAGGCTGATTCGACGGGCTATCTGACGCTTCTCAATCTTCCCAAGGGAACACCGAGTCCTATTCGTGAGATATGCGCCACGTTTGTTGGATTCCTCGtcgagaagaggaaaagaaaggatATACAATTCATCGTCAATTTATTCGCCCGCGCGCAAGATCAATATCTATTCCCTGGAAGTGTCGACAATAAGGGGAAACATGTCCTCGATGACCGCGGTCTTATCAAATGGTGGTGTCGCGTGCTCGATCCTCTTCTCGGACCGGCACCAAAATCGGTAGAAGCACCATGGAAGAGTTCAAAGGGATACATCGTCGTGCCGGGTTTGGAACCAAACGAAATTCGAGCAATGACACCTCGAAGAACAGACGCTGCTTGGGAGTTTACGCATCCACTTGAACGAATATCACATTATTACCGGGAATTTGACTGGGTACCCCCGCGATGCCTGATCCCACACTTCCCTGACGATCCCAAATCACGTTTTcgagatgagcttgatgaggaggCTGCGAGTTCGCAAGCAATGAAGACGCAGGGTAGCTGGAAGAGTGTCAAGACGCTCGACATGTTTTGGGAGATGATGGCTTTTCGTCAAGAATGCTCCAGTGGTCGCATGACAGGATTTATCTGGTTGGTATTTGACGACAAGGAACCAGAGCCAACAGCAAACGAGTCTTTTCCATCGACAAATCCAccgtcaacaccaaaggcgCAGCGGATCACTCAGATAACGCCAACCACAACACCCCGAAAACTCTTTCCTAACAAGAATCAGCCAGAcaccaagacaaagaagaagaagaagcagaagaaaaaaCTCACGGGCCCTATCATCCCTCGAAAGCCCCAGATCAAACGGGCCAAACACAATTATCTGCTTGATCGTCCCGCAAACACGGCATATTATGCCTGGCCACCCGAAGGACGCGGTGAGAAGATTGTCGACGAGGCAACCTACAAGCGTATTGTGGATTTACTGCTACACCTCGACTTTGCCACTCTCAACAAAGCGGTTGGTAGTACACGCCGCTGGCTGAGTGAAGGCGGAGGCGGGGGGAACTGGGGCGTTGTTGTATCTGGTGCACGTGAGACGCCAACTCAAACGGCACACGACCGCGAGAACGGCGTGAACAATCTCACGGGTCTCGTCAAGAGAAAACGAACTGACTCGACAGTTGATGAGTCTCAAAACAAGGTTAATGTCCTTGCAGATGgcctcgtcaagaagaagccaaaagaaGAGTCCAAGGTTGTAAATGTACTTTCCACTGGTCTGATTAGGAAGAAGCCCAAGGAGTAA